Proteins encoded together in one Halalkaliarchaeum sp. AArc-CO window:
- a CDS encoding NAD-binding protein yields the protein MELWKRRAAKTIVAVIVLILVTSVLYHYIMVSFEGESPTYLHSLQVVIETYTGTGYGSDSPWDSPVANVFVSLMDLSTFLILFIVVPYVFRPVLEEALSPEVPAETALSGHVVISGAVQQGERLVDELEARGTDYVLLEPDEERALELHGRGITVVHGDPTSAESLERAGVNRARSVVVDTVDERTASAVLAVREVNEDVRTIVLVSDIGYEQYLRYAGADTVMTPRHLLGKRIAERIRAETRSGASDRISLGEDLCLLELSVFEDSPICGESIESIDTDLDADVRILGLWTEGEFLDEPAPDTVVDEDTVLLVAGPTDALREIEEETYRGRPMDAKAIVAGYGEVGATIVEELDEFRIECTVIDRADLEGVDVIGDVTDEETLRRAGIEESTVLVLAIADDDETILATLLATELSSDLDTLVRIADPANATKVRRAGADYVLSLPEISGRILALEVLREQILSYDRQMKVVRIEADEFVGRTIAETEIGDSGRLVIAVERNGELDPDVSPHFELEEGDHLLVAGTDPMIDEIEPHVVTDE from the coding sequence ATGGAGCTCTGGAAGCGCCGAGCGGCGAAAACGATCGTCGCCGTCATCGTGCTGATCCTCGTTACGTCGGTGCTATACCACTACATCATGGTCTCGTTCGAGGGCGAATCACCGACGTATCTCCACTCGCTGCAGGTGGTCATCGAGACCTACACCGGGACTGGCTACGGTTCGGACTCCCCGTGGGACTCCCCCGTGGCGAACGTCTTCGTCTCGCTGATGGATCTATCGACGTTCCTCATCTTGTTCATCGTCGTCCCGTACGTCTTTCGCCCGGTGCTCGAGGAGGCGCTGTCGCCGGAGGTTCCCGCGGAGACTGCTCTCTCGGGGCACGTGGTAATCTCCGGTGCAGTGCAGCAGGGCGAACGGTTGGTGGACGAACTCGAAGCGCGCGGTACCGACTACGTGCTCCTCGAACCCGACGAAGAGCGTGCGCTCGAACTCCACGGTCGAGGGATCACCGTTGTTCACGGCGACCCGACCTCCGCAGAGTCGCTGGAGCGCGCGGGCGTCAACAGGGCGCGGTCAGTCGTCGTCGACACCGTTGACGAACGGACAGCAAGCGCAGTACTCGCCGTCAGGGAAGTCAACGAGGACGTGCGAACGATCGTTCTCGTGAGCGACATCGGGTACGAACAGTACCTCCGGTACGCCGGAGCTGACACAGTCATGACGCCGCGGCACCTCCTCGGCAAGCGGATCGCAGAACGGATCCGGGCGGAAACGCGGTCGGGCGCCAGCGACAGAATCTCACTGGGGGAGGACCTGTGTCTGCTCGAACTGTCCGTGTTCGAGGACAGCCCGATCTGTGGGGAATCGATCGAGTCGATCGACACTGATCTCGATGCCGACGTCAGGATCCTCGGGCTCTGGACGGAGGGTGAGTTCCTCGACGAACCGGCTCCCGATACCGTCGTCGACGAGGACACCGTCCTGCTCGTCGCCGGTCCCACCGACGCGCTCCGGGAGATTGAAGAGGAGACCTACCGGGGCCGTCCGATGGACGCGAAGGCCATCGTCGCAGGGTATGGAGAAGTTGGCGCTACCATCGTCGAGGAACTCGACGAGTTCAGGATCGAGTGTACGGTTATCGACCGAGCGGATCTCGAGGGAGTCGACGTTATCGGTGACGTCACCGACGAGGAGACGCTTCGACGCGCCGGAATCGAAGAGTCGACCGTGCTGGTCCTGGCAATTGCTGACGACGACGAGACGATTCTCGCGACGCTTTTGGCTACGGAGCTATCCTCGGACCTGGACACGCTCGTGCGTATCGCAGATCCGGCGAACGCGACCAAGGTCCGCCGCGCCGGCGCAGATTACGTTTTGAGCCTTCCGGAAATAAGCGGGCGGATACTCGCACTCGAGGTTCTCAGGGAGCAGATACTTTCCTACGACAGACAGATGAAGGTCGTCAGGATCGAGGCAGACGAGTTCGTCGGACGCACAATCGCTGAAACGGAAATCGGCGACTCGGGTCGGCTGGTGATCGCGGTGGAGCGCAACGGGGAACTTGACCCCGACGTTTCCCCCCACTTCGAACTCGAGGAGGGGGATCACCTGCTGGTCGCCGGGACGGATCCGATGATCGACGAAATCGAACCCCACGTGGTAACCGACGAATAA
- the panD gene encoding aspartate 1-decarboxylase, which produces MRQGLRAKLHHARVTQTEKEYEGSITIDRSLLEAADIAVHEKVQVVNVDNGERFETYTIPGDAGEVCLNGAAARLAAVGDRVIIMAYGLYDDEIPDPTVVRLDETNDPVE; this is translated from the coding sequence ATGCGCCAGGGACTGCGGGCGAAACTCCACCACGCTCGGGTGACACAGACTGAAAAGGAGTACGAGGGGAGTATCACGATCGATCGGTCGCTGCTGGAGGCGGCCGACATCGCGGTACACGAGAAGGTGCAGGTCGTGAACGTCGACAACGGCGAGCGGTTCGAGACGTACACGATCCCCGGCGACGCCGGCGAGGTCTGTCTCAACGGCGCGGCCGCCCGGCTGGCTGCGGTCGGCGATCGGGTCATCATAATGGCGTACGGCCTGTACGACGACGAGATTCCTGACCCGACGGTCGTCAGGCTCGACGAGACCAACGATCCGGTGGAGTAG